In the Ursus arctos isolate Adak ecotype North America unplaced genomic scaffold, UrsArc2.0 scaffold_19, whole genome shotgun sequence genome, one interval contains:
- the FCSK gene encoding L-fucose kinase isoform X2 translates to MEQPTGVDWTVIILTCQYKDSVHVFQRELEVRQKREQIPPGTLLLAVEDPETRVGSGGATLNALLVAAEHLSARAGFTVVTADVLHSARILILHMGRDFPFDDCGRAFTCLPVENLQAPVEAVVCNLDCLLDIMSHRLGPGSPPGVWVCSTDMLLSVPLNPGISWDNFRGARVIAFPGSMAYARNHGVYFTDSQGFVLDIYYRGTEAEIQRCARPDGRVPLVSGVAFFSVETAEHLLATHVSPPLDACTYMGLDSGARPVQLSLFFDILLCMARNVSREDFLVGQPPEMGQGDSDIAGYLQAARTELWRELHDQPLTMAYVPDGSYSYMTSSASEFLCSLTCPGAPRARVVHSQAEEPQLLGTGSSVVSCLLEGPVHLGAGSVLQHCHLQGPVHIGPGCLVSGLDTAQCEALHGLELRDLVLQGHHVRLHGAPGRVFTVVGRLDSWERQGTRTYLNMSWSEFFQKTGIRDWDLWDPDTPPAERCLLSARLFPVLHPSRALGPQDMLWMLDPQEDGGKALRAWRACWRLSWEQLQPCLDRAATLASRRDLFFRQALCKARHVLEARQDLSLRPLIQAAVREGCPGPLLATLDQVAAGAGDPGVAARALACVADVLGCMAGGQGGLRSGPAANPGWMRPFSYLECGDLAGGVQALAQERDKWLSRPALLVRAARHYEGAGQILIRQAVMSAQHFVSTEPAELPAPGQWVVAECPARVDFSGALLKATFICAGIVHVGSKLSLREQLLHTFGGGFELHTWSELPHGSGLGTSSILAGAALAALQRAAGRVVGTEALIHAVLHLEQVLTTGGGWQDQVGGLMPGIKVGRSRAQLPLKVEVEEITVPEGFVQKLNDHLLLVYTGKTRLARNLLQDVLRSWYARLPAVVQNAHSLVRHTEECAEAFRQGSLPLLGQCLTSYWEQKKLMAPGCEPLAVRRMMDVLAPHVHGQSLAGAGGGGFLYLLTKEPRQKEALEAILAKTEGLGNYSIHLVEVDTQGLSLQLLGVETST, encoded by the exons ATGGAGCAGCCCACGGGGGTCGATTGGACGGTCATCATCCTGACATGCCAGTACAAGGATAGTGTCCACGTCTTCCAGAGAG AGCTGGAGGTGCGCCAGAAGCGGGAGCAGATCCCGCCCGGGACGCTGTTACTGGCGGTGGAGGACCCTGAGACGCGCGTGGGCAGCGGAGGGGCCACCCTCAACGCCCTGCTGGTGGCTGCCGAGCACCTGAGTGCCCGGGCAGGCTTCACG GTGGTGACAGCTGACGTCCTACACTCGGCCCGGATCCTCATCCTGCACATG GGCCGAGATTTCCCTTTTGACGACTGTGGCCGGGCCTTCACCTGCCTCCCTGTGGAGAACCTCCAGGCTCCGGTGGAGGCCGTGGTCTGCAACCTGGACTGCTTGCTGGACATCATGAGCCATCGG CTGGGCCCGGGCTCCCCACCAGGTGTGTGGGTTTGCAGCACCGACATGCTGCTGTCTGTTCCTCTGAACCCAG GGATCAGCTGGGACAACTTCCGGGGAGCCAGAGTGATTGCCTTTCCAGGGAGCATGGCCTATGCCCGGAACCATGGTGTTTACTTCACTGACTCCCAG GGCTTCGTTTTGGACATTTACTACCGGGGCACCGAGGCAGAGATACAACGGTGTGCCAGGCCGGATGGGCGGGTGCCGCTG GTCTCTGGGGTCGCCTTCTTCTCTGTGGAGACTGCTGAGCACCTCCTGGCCACCCATGTGAGCCCACCCTTGGATGCCTGCACCTACATGGGCCTGGACTCTGGAGCCCGGCCTGTCCAG CTGTCTCTCTTTTTCGACATCCTGCTCTGCATGGCCCGGAACGTGAGCAGGGAGGACTTCCTGGTGGGGCAGCCCCCGGAGATGGGGCAAGGTGACTCGGACATCGCGGGTTATCTGCAGGCTGCCCGGACTGAGCTGTGGAGGGAACTTCACGATCAGCCCCTCACCATGG CTTATGTCCCTGACGGCAGCTACAGCTACATGACCAGCTCGGCCAGTGAGTTCCTGTGCAGCCTCACGTGCCCAGGGGCTCCCAGGGCCCGGGTGGTGCACTCCCAGGCGGAG GAGCCGCAGCTCCTGGGCACGGGGAGCTCTGTGGTCAGCTGCCTGCTGGAAGGCCCAGTCCATCTGGGTGCTGGGAGTGTCCTGCAGCACTGCCACCTGCAG gGCCCCGTTCACATCGGCCCCGGCTGCCTGGTGAGTGGCCTGGACACGGCCCAGTGCGAGGCCCTGCATGGCTTGGAGCTGCGTGACCTCGTCCTGCAGGGACACCACGTGCGGCTGCATGGCGCCCCCGGCCGTGTCTTCACCGTCGTTGGCCGTTTGGACAGCTGGGAG aGACAGGGGACAAGAACGTATCTCAACATGTCCTGGAGTGAATTCTTCCAGAAGACAGGCATTCG AGACTGGGATCTGTGGGATCCAGACACTCCGCCTGCAGAGCGTTGCCTTCTTAGTGCCCGCCTCTTTCCCGTGCTCCACCCCTCGAGGGCCTTGGGGCCCCAGGACATGCTGTGGATGCTGGACCCCCAGGAGGATGGGGGCAAGGCCCTACGGGCCTGGCGGGCCTGTTGGCGTCTGTCCTGGGAGCAGCTGCAACCGTGCCTGGACCGGGCTGCCACGCTGGCCTCCCGCCGGGACCTGTTCTTCCGCCAGGCCCTGTGTAAGGCGAGGCATGTGCTGGAGGCCCGGCAGGACCTCAGCCTGCGCCCGCTGATCCAGGCCGCTGTCCGAGAGGGCTGTCCTGGGCCCCTGCTGGCCACGCTGGACCAGG TTGCAGCTGGTGCGGGAGACCCTGGTGTGGCAGCCCGGGCTCTGGCCTGTGTGGCTGATGTCCTGGGCTGCATGGCAGGGGGCCAAGGAGGCTTACGGAGTGGGCCAGCGGCCAACCCTGGGTGGATGCGGCCCTTCTCGTACCTGGAGTGTGGAGATCTGGCGGGGGGTGTGCAGGCGCTGGCCCAGGAGCGGGACAAGTGGCTGAGCAG GCCAGCTTTGCTAGTGCGAGCTGCCCGCCACTACGAGGGAGCTGGGCAGATTCTGATCCGCCAGGCTGTGATGTCAGCCCAGCACTTTGTCTCCACGGAGCCAGCAGAGCTGCCAGCCCCTGGGCAGTGGGTGGTGGCCGAGTGCCCGGCTCGTGTGGATTTCTCTG GGGCTCTGCTGAAGGCAACCTTCATCTGTGCGGGGATCGTGCATGTCGGCTCCAAGCTTTCGCTGAGAGAGCAGCTGTTGCACACCTTCGGGGGTGGCTTCGAGCTGCACACCTGGTCTGAGCTGCCCCATGGCTCTGGTCTTG GCACAAGCAGCATCCTGGCAGGCGCAGCCCTGGCTGCCTTGCAGAGGGCCGCGGGCCGGGTGGTAGGCACCGAGGCCCTGATCCATGCAGTGCTGCACCTGGAACAGGTGCTCACCACAG GAGGTGGCTGGCAAGACCAAGTGGGTGGCCTAATGCCTGGCATCAAGGTGGGGCGCTCCCGGGCTCAGCTGCCACTGAAGGTGGAGGTGGAAGAGATCACTGTGCCTGAGGGCTTTGTCCAGAAGCTCAATGATCACCTGCTCCTGGTGTACACTGGCAAGACCCGGCTGGCACGGAATCTGCTGCAG GATGTGCTGAGGAGCTGGTATGCCCGGCTGCCTGCCGTCGTGCAGAACGCCCACAGCCTGGTGCGGCACACTGAGGAATGTGCTGAAGCCTTCCGCCAAG ggagcctgcctctgctGGGCCAGTGCCTGACCTCATACTGGGAGCAGAAGAAGCTCATGGCTCCAGGCTGTGAGCCCCTGGCTGTGCGGCGTATGATGGATGTCCTGGCCCCCCACGTGCATGGCCAGAGCCTGGCAGGGGCAGGTGGCGGGGGTTTTCTCTATCTGTTGACCAAGGAGCCGCGGCAAAAGGAGGCTCTGGAGGCTATTCTGGCCAAGACTGAG GGCCTCGGGAACTACAGCATCCACCTGGTAGAAGTGGACACTCAGGGCCTGAGCCTGCAGCTACTAGGGGTTGAGACCTCAACCTGA
- the FCSK gene encoding L-fucose kinase isoform X1 has product MEQPTGVDWTVIILTCQYKDSVHVFQRELEVRQKREQIPPGTLLLAVEDPETRVGSGGATLNALLVAAEHLSARAGFTVVTADVLHSARILILHMGRDFPFDDCGRAFTCLPVENLQAPVEAVVCNLDCLLDIMSHRLGPGSPPGVWVCSTDMLLSVPLNPGISWDNFRGARVIAFPGSMAYARNHGVYFTDSQGFVLDIYYRGTEAEIQRCARPDGRVPLVSGVAFFSVETAEHLLATHVSPPLDACTYMGLDSGARPVQLSLFFDILLCMARNVSREDFLVGQPPEMGQGDSDIAGYLQAARTELWRELHDQPLTMAYVPDGSYSYMTSSASEFLCSLTCPGAPRARVVHSQAEEPQLLGTGSSVVSCLLEGPVHLGAGSVLQHCHLQGPVHIGPGCLVSGLDTAQCEALHGLELRDLVLQGHHVRLHGAPGRVFTVVGRLDSWERQGTRTYLNMSWSEFFQKTGIRDWDLWDPDTPPAERCLLSARLFPVLHPSRALGPQDMLWMLDPQEDGGKALRAWRACWRLSWEQLQPCLDRAATLASRRDLFFRQALCKARHVLEARQDLSLRPLIQAAVREGCPGPLLATLDQVAAGAGDPGVAARALACVADVLGCMAGGQGGLRSGPAANPGWMRPFSYLECGDLAGGVQALAQERDKWLSRPALLVRAARHYEGAGQILIRQAVMSAQHFVSTEPAELPAPGQWVVAECPARVDFSGGWSDTPPLAYELGGAVLGLAVRVDGRRPIGARARRIPEPELWLAVGPRQDKMAMKIVCWSLDDLQDYCQPHAPGALLKATFICAGIVHVGSKLSLREQLLHTFGGGFELHTWSELPHGSGLGTSSILAGAALAALQRAAGRVVGTEALIHAVLHLEQVLTTGGGWQDQVGGLMPGIKVGRSRAQLPLKVEVEEITVPEGFVQKLNDHLLLVYTGKTRLARNLLQDVLRSWYARLPAVVQNAHSLVRHTEECAEAFRQGSLPLLGQCLTSYWEQKKLMAPGCEPLAVRRMMDVLAPHVHGQSLAGAGGGGFLYLLTKEPRQKEALEAILAKTEGLGNYSIHLVEVDTQGLSLQLLGVETST; this is encoded by the exons ATGGAGCAGCCCACGGGGGTCGATTGGACGGTCATCATCCTGACATGCCAGTACAAGGATAGTGTCCACGTCTTCCAGAGAG AGCTGGAGGTGCGCCAGAAGCGGGAGCAGATCCCGCCCGGGACGCTGTTACTGGCGGTGGAGGACCCTGAGACGCGCGTGGGCAGCGGAGGGGCCACCCTCAACGCCCTGCTGGTGGCTGCCGAGCACCTGAGTGCCCGGGCAGGCTTCACG GTGGTGACAGCTGACGTCCTACACTCGGCCCGGATCCTCATCCTGCACATG GGCCGAGATTTCCCTTTTGACGACTGTGGCCGGGCCTTCACCTGCCTCCCTGTGGAGAACCTCCAGGCTCCGGTGGAGGCCGTGGTCTGCAACCTGGACTGCTTGCTGGACATCATGAGCCATCGG CTGGGCCCGGGCTCCCCACCAGGTGTGTGGGTTTGCAGCACCGACATGCTGCTGTCTGTTCCTCTGAACCCAG GGATCAGCTGGGACAACTTCCGGGGAGCCAGAGTGATTGCCTTTCCAGGGAGCATGGCCTATGCCCGGAACCATGGTGTTTACTTCACTGACTCCCAG GGCTTCGTTTTGGACATTTACTACCGGGGCACCGAGGCAGAGATACAACGGTGTGCCAGGCCGGATGGGCGGGTGCCGCTG GTCTCTGGGGTCGCCTTCTTCTCTGTGGAGACTGCTGAGCACCTCCTGGCCACCCATGTGAGCCCACCCTTGGATGCCTGCACCTACATGGGCCTGGACTCTGGAGCCCGGCCTGTCCAG CTGTCTCTCTTTTTCGACATCCTGCTCTGCATGGCCCGGAACGTGAGCAGGGAGGACTTCCTGGTGGGGCAGCCCCCGGAGATGGGGCAAGGTGACTCGGACATCGCGGGTTATCTGCAGGCTGCCCGGACTGAGCTGTGGAGGGAACTTCACGATCAGCCCCTCACCATGG CTTATGTCCCTGACGGCAGCTACAGCTACATGACCAGCTCGGCCAGTGAGTTCCTGTGCAGCCTCACGTGCCCAGGGGCTCCCAGGGCCCGGGTGGTGCACTCCCAGGCGGAG GAGCCGCAGCTCCTGGGCACGGGGAGCTCTGTGGTCAGCTGCCTGCTGGAAGGCCCAGTCCATCTGGGTGCTGGGAGTGTCCTGCAGCACTGCCACCTGCAG gGCCCCGTTCACATCGGCCCCGGCTGCCTGGTGAGTGGCCTGGACACGGCCCAGTGCGAGGCCCTGCATGGCTTGGAGCTGCGTGACCTCGTCCTGCAGGGACACCACGTGCGGCTGCATGGCGCCCCCGGCCGTGTCTTCACCGTCGTTGGCCGTTTGGACAGCTGGGAG aGACAGGGGACAAGAACGTATCTCAACATGTCCTGGAGTGAATTCTTCCAGAAGACAGGCATTCG AGACTGGGATCTGTGGGATCCAGACACTCCGCCTGCAGAGCGTTGCCTTCTTAGTGCCCGCCTCTTTCCCGTGCTCCACCCCTCGAGGGCCTTGGGGCCCCAGGACATGCTGTGGATGCTGGACCCCCAGGAGGATGGGGGCAAGGCCCTACGGGCCTGGCGGGCCTGTTGGCGTCTGTCCTGGGAGCAGCTGCAACCGTGCCTGGACCGGGCTGCCACGCTGGCCTCCCGCCGGGACCTGTTCTTCCGCCAGGCCCTGTGTAAGGCGAGGCATGTGCTGGAGGCCCGGCAGGACCTCAGCCTGCGCCCGCTGATCCAGGCCGCTGTCCGAGAGGGCTGTCCTGGGCCCCTGCTGGCCACGCTGGACCAGG TTGCAGCTGGTGCGGGAGACCCTGGTGTGGCAGCCCGGGCTCTGGCCTGTGTGGCTGATGTCCTGGGCTGCATGGCAGGGGGCCAAGGAGGCTTACGGAGTGGGCCAGCGGCCAACCCTGGGTGGATGCGGCCCTTCTCGTACCTGGAGTGTGGAGATCTGGCGGGGGGTGTGCAGGCGCTGGCCCAGGAGCGGGACAAGTGGCTGAGCAG GCCAGCTTTGCTAGTGCGAGCTGCCCGCCACTACGAGGGAGCTGGGCAGATTCTGATCCGCCAGGCTGTGATGTCAGCCCAGCACTTTGTCTCCACGGAGCCAGCAGAGCTGCCAGCCCCTGGGCAGTGGGTGGTGGCCGAGTGCCCGGCTCGTGTGGATTTCTCTG GTGGCTGGAGCGACACGCCACCCCTTGCCTACGAGCTTGGTGGCGCAGTGCTGGGTTTGGCCGTGCGAGTGGATGGCCGCCGGCCCATTGGGGCCAGGGCACGCCGCATCCCAGAGCCCGAGCTGTGGCTGGCAGTGGGGCCTCGGCAGGACAAGATGGCCATGAAGATAGTGTGCTGGAGCCTAGATGACCTGCAGGATTACTGCCAGCCCCATGCCCCAG GGGCTCTGCTGAAGGCAACCTTCATCTGTGCGGGGATCGTGCATGTCGGCTCCAAGCTTTCGCTGAGAGAGCAGCTGTTGCACACCTTCGGGGGTGGCTTCGAGCTGCACACCTGGTCTGAGCTGCCCCATGGCTCTGGTCTTG GCACAAGCAGCATCCTGGCAGGCGCAGCCCTGGCTGCCTTGCAGAGGGCCGCGGGCCGGGTGGTAGGCACCGAGGCCCTGATCCATGCAGTGCTGCACCTGGAACAGGTGCTCACCACAG GAGGTGGCTGGCAAGACCAAGTGGGTGGCCTAATGCCTGGCATCAAGGTGGGGCGCTCCCGGGCTCAGCTGCCACTGAAGGTGGAGGTGGAAGAGATCACTGTGCCTGAGGGCTTTGTCCAGAAGCTCAATGATCACCTGCTCCTGGTGTACACTGGCAAGACCCGGCTGGCACGGAATCTGCTGCAG GATGTGCTGAGGAGCTGGTATGCCCGGCTGCCTGCCGTCGTGCAGAACGCCCACAGCCTGGTGCGGCACACTGAGGAATGTGCTGAAGCCTTCCGCCAAG ggagcctgcctctgctGGGCCAGTGCCTGACCTCATACTGGGAGCAGAAGAAGCTCATGGCTCCAGGCTGTGAGCCCCTGGCTGTGCGGCGTATGATGGATGTCCTGGCCCCCCACGTGCATGGCCAGAGCCTGGCAGGGGCAGGTGGCGGGGGTTTTCTCTATCTGTTGACCAAGGAGCCGCGGCAAAAGGAGGCTCTGGAGGCTATTCTGGCCAAGACTGAG GGCCTCGGGAACTACAGCATCCACCTGGTAGAAGTGGACACTCAGGGCCTGAGCCTGCAGCTACTAGGGGTTGAGACCTCAACCTGA